Genomic window (Syngnathoides biaculeatus isolate LvHL_M chromosome 6, ASM1980259v1, whole genome shotgun sequence):
agtgcccggaaaTAGATGACACGGgaacggggagagcatgcaaagtccacacaggcaaggccgggattgaaccgaggtcctcagaactgtgaggccaatgctctaaccagttacgCCGCTGGTTGCAACATATATTGTTCTTCTttatttcctttcggcttgtcccgtcaggggtcaccacagctttttccatctaagcctatctcatgcatcttcctctctaacatccactgtcctcatgtcctccatagcatccatcaaccttttctttggtctttctctcgctcttttgtctggcagctctatcctcagcacctttctaccaatatattcactctctctcctttgaacatgtccaaaccatcgaagtctgctctctcgaatcttgtctccaaaacatccaactttggctgtccctctaatgagctcattcctaatcctatccaacctgctcactccaagcgagaacctcagcatcttcgtttctgctacctccagttctgcttccttttgtttcttcagtgccaccgtctctaatctgtacatcatggctggcctcaccactgttttgcaaACTTTGCGCTTCATTCTagctgagactcttctgtcacatagaataccagacaccttccgccaactgttccaccccgcttggacccatttcttcacttttttatcacactctccattgctctgtattgttgaccccaagtatttgaagtcatccaccatcactatctcttctccctgtagcctcactcttccccctccacccatgTAATTCACGcgcaaatattctgttttaattcggctaatcttcatttctctcctttccagtggttgcctctatctttctaattgttcctccacctgctccctgctttcactgcagatcacaatatcatctgccaaCATCCTAGtcgaaggggattccagtctaacctcatcatcctatccattactaccgcaaataCTGTAGGAAGgagctcagcgcggatccctgatgcagtcccacctccaccttaaattcttctgacacacctgttctgctggcctcatacatgtcctgtactattctaacatatttctccgccacaccagacttgcgcatgcagtaccacagttcctctcttggtactctgtcataggctttctctaggtctacaaagacacaatgtagctccttctgaccttccctgtacttttctatgcgcatcctcaagccaaataatgcatctgtggtactctttctaagcatgaaataatactgttgctcacagatacttactcctgtcctgagtcgagcctccactactctttcccataacttcatagtGTGGCTCATTATCTTTATTCCGCTATAAgctccacagctctgaacatcgtctttgttcttaaaaatggggactagcatacttttcctccattcttctggtatgttctctcctgctagtattctattgaataagttggtcaaaaactccacagccacctcaccaaattgcttccatacctccactggtatgtcatcggggccaactgtttttccatttttcattctgttcagtccctttctcacttcccccttactaatcattgccacttcctggtcattcacacttgcctcttctactctaccttctctcccattttcttcattcattaacttctcaaagtcctCTTCCATCCAGTTAGCACACGACTCGCACCAGTCAaaatcgctatccttaatcacctttacttactgcatccttcccatctctgtccctctgtctggccaacctgtagagatccttttctccttcttttattCTCCAACCTGGAggacatgttgtcatatgcctcttgtttagccttcgccacctctacctttgccctacatcacatctcagtgtattccttgcgcctctcctcagttctctccatgtcccacttcttcggtAATCTCTTTCCATGGAtgtcttcctgtattttggagttccaccaccaagtctccttctcctcctctcccAACAAATTGTTaagtaataattataattaactTATATGAAGGGCATCATGATGGAGCaacttgcaaccagttcaatgtgtaccccacctcctgcccaatgatacctgggataggcttcagcactcccgggacccttgtgaggataagctggaCAGAAAATGTATCAATGGATAGTAAGTACACATACTTTGCACAAGTTAAAACGGTTCCCTGATCTCTGAATAAAAGGTCGAGCATGGCTTTCATTACCATGACAACCAAGGGCAGAACTTGGGCATATGATGATTCGGGCAGCTAGTTACTGTTACCAATTTAGCTACAATGTTGCTATGTTTAACGCCATATGTGAATccatttcattctttttgtaAGCGACTTGCAACTCTGCTCATGGCTTTTTGTGGCATTAAGAATCCCTCCATAGAAGCAGATGATCATCCCTCTACATCCGGTTTGTGCAAAGCTACGACTGGCTAATTGAACAACataccacaaaacaaaacatatgtgGTTGTGTAAAGTCACACTTTATGGATGGACAAGCAGTTCAGAAACCCATTTGGAAAGAAGAACAAGTACGTTTTCATCTAAATGTTCCTCATTAAGTTGCTGATGGTTTAGTGGCACACTCAACTGACTGTGGTGCAGGcggcgtgggttcagttcccactaaGTGAAcggtgtctatatgtgccttgtgactgactggcaaccactccagggtctaccccgcctttcacctgaagtcagccgggataggctccagcgcctcGCGACCCAaaccaggataagtggtgttgaaaatgaatggatgttctccttttaaaaaaaaaacaaaaaaatctattccaCACAATGGACTACCGGTATTTAACCGTATGGATGCTGTTATCTCTTGCCTAGCCTTCTTCTCGGGGCTCAATTGGTCTGCTGTTTGACATCGACGGGGTGCTGGTGCGCGGTCGAACACCCATTCCTGCGGCCAAGCAGTGTTTCAGGAACCTCGTGGACCACCAGGGGAAATACAAAGTACCTGTGGTGTTTGTCACCAATGCCGGAAACTGCATGCGGCAGACCAAAGCGGAGCATCTTTCACATCTGCTTGAAGTCGAGGTAGGGGAagctttttttaaagattagGATTCCCAGTTTGCATTATGCCATTTGTAGCCTTCTTGTTCATGTTTCTTTGTGCCTTGGACCTCAGGTGTCACCAGACCAGGTGATGTTGTCACACAGTCCTTTACGAATGTTCTCACAGTTTCATCAAATGTGCGTGCTGGTGTCAGGTCAAGGTCCTGTTGAAGAGGTGGCTCACATGTATTCTGCTTTAAATCATTGGCCTCAACCTCACTGTCTTCATGCTCTGTTTATTTAGTGTGCATCCATTCTGCtcttcaaagttttaaaaactttggaCTCTCTGCTATTTGTTTTGTCGATTTCTGTAACTGTTATGAACTAAAGGTCACCCGTGATTGCCTTAACCCACTAAACTTCAGGTTGGGCTTCCAGAAAGTTGTCACCATAGACAATCTCAGGGAGGGCTATCCTCTACTTGATATAGTGGATCACAACAGAAGACCAAAGGACCATGTGAGTTTATTTAGCTACacataaactgttttttttttctcagtataCCATCATAATTTAACGTGAGCCAATTTAAGAGCACAACTTTTATTTCAGTTCTTATTCTGGACCGGATGTATTTAGATTGTGCTGGTGTGCTTAATGTTGTGGTAGATAAGGGGATGAAGAGCAATACAATATGATAACTACTTACTAATGTTGTTGAATACTTACATCTTCTCTCACAGATCCCCCCAACTAAAGGTTTACAGCCAATAGATGGTATGTTTGCTGTAcacgtttgtttaaaaaaagaacatttaaataCATAGAGGTTACTCTCAATGAATTAGATTACTGTAAGCAAATTAATCTCTTTCAgtagttgaattaaaaaaaattcaacaaatgtGTGCGGCAGTACCTTTCTCCAGGCTAGTTCAAACCTTGTACAGGTACTGTATCTATATATCACACATCATTTTGATTGTTTCTGAAATATTCTTGTCTCTTGAAATGGTGAATTtggggttttcattttttataataatcaagctcattacaaaaaaaaaggcattcaaGAAATATTTCACTTAGTGTCGTGAATttctttgaatttgaatttgactaAGTTGAACTACTGAAATTGCATTTtatcaaatattcaaattcaTTGAGGTGCACCTGTCCtgaacattgttttgtttttgtttttttaccatttttctcTTTCCCCACTTCGCTTTCTAGCTGTCATCTTATTTGGTGAGCCAATTAGATGGGAGACCAACCTCCAGCTCATTGTTGATGTTCTTCTAACAAACGGAAAGCCAGACAGGAATTGGAATTCCGTGGCATATCCTCAGATTCCATTGCTGGCCTGTAACATGGACCTGCTGTGGATGGCCGAGGCAAAGAATCCCAGGTGAAGTTTTTGGCGGGGGTGGAGTGCTGCTCTTTTTCCTGAATTGTATCTCACTCTGTGGCTCCCTAACAGGTTTGGTCATGGTATGTTCCTGCTGTGTTTGGAGAGCCTGTACAAGAAGGTGACAGGTCATGACCTCAAATATGAGGCTCTGATTGGTAAACCCAGTGTGGTGACTTATAATTATGCCGAGCTGCTGGTCAGGCAGCAGGCTGAGAGGCTTGGATGGGCCACACCTGTGAAGAGACTGTACGCTATCGGGTGAGTGTCtccatatttgtattttggttCATAGAAGGTTTGTTCATCCAAACTGATTTACGTATGTACTGTATCTCACATCTTCTTGATAGCGACAACCCCATGGCTGACATTTACGGCGCCAATCTCTACAACCGCTACCTCCAGGCTGCTCATAATTCTTTCGAGGCCTCTAAAATGACCTCCACCGAATTGGGCGGCGCGCCCGGTGTGTTTGGGGCAAGTGACGATCTGCCTGAAGCGTGTCACTCCATCCTGGTATGTACAGGCGTGTACAGCAAAGAGGAGGCGCTGCCGTCGGACCCGTCGCACGCAGTAACCGAGCAGCGCGTCTTCCATGGCCATCGGGACTTTCGCTTTGACCCCAGCCTTACGCAGCCATCCTACGTGGTGCAGGATGTCAAAGACGCTGTAGAGTTGGTGTTTCAGCAGGAAGGATGGCCCTTGGATTAGTTGGCCCTTTACGGACTTTTAAAAGCTCGAAacataaatgtatatttttaaaaacaaaacaacaatatcCTCTTTCTTTATATTTTGATGCAAAGTTGGCCATATCAGAGTTACTACTACTGTAGTGTTGgaagccattcattttctattgcACATTTTGTTCAGATCCTTATTTGATCGCAGTCCCAATCTCAATCCATACCAAAACAACACAAGCTGATTCTTTACAGACAAAACTCATCTGCTCTGTGCTGGATCTCTGAAATTAGATGCATAACACGAGTGTGGTCACTTACCTGTTTACATCAGTATTATCATCACAGACTTATATGCACAGTCTTGCTGCATTCAGACActaatctgaaaaatatattttatctaCACAAATGTCTACCTAACCTCTTTTACAGGTCACATTgttctgacaaaaaaattgtatgtgCACCCTCCCAAGTTTTGTCATTCTTGCATGATTCTGTGGCCAGTTACACGTACAAGCTCGACAGTCATTTTGAGTTCACTCAACTTTTGGATGATATCGTGCATAACATTGTGTCtttttattaaaactttgaaaggaCGTTTCTGGTTGTTGATTTGATTGTGAATGTAAGTGGTTTTGCTGGTGCGCTGTTAGAAGCTGTACTgactggaatgaaaaatacatttaactcaTTGGTCAAAAGACCAATGTAGTTCATACTCAGTGGGCTACATGCGTGCCTTCATTCCCTCAGCGACCACTATCAGCGAGTATGGTTGTTGATTGACAAAACATTCCACGGAGGTCAGCATGCAAAAAATAGACTGGTTCAAATTCTGCTTTACACACACCTGCCCTTTCTTACACCTCTCTCAGGTAACAAAGTTTCTAATTGTTCCGACTCTTATATGTAGTTGGGGTTATCCAAATTCTCTGCTTTATGACGCAATGAATTGTAATAGGGACCAGTACCTGTCCTTTTTATGgatttgtgtattttgggtcTCAGGAAAATCTGTGACATGCAACTGTATTCATCACTTGTGCACCAGGTACAAAgaatataatttcaaatgtttaattcatttaaaaaaaaaaaaaaaaggatcgggatgaaaaaaacatgacatggaAGCTTTCCAAATAAGAGCACAATTAAAACCCCAACATTAAAAAAGCCCCActccccccaagaaaaaaacCTTCTACTACTTTTCATAAGTCACAATTGTGGTGATGTGGTGATCTCATATTGAAATTAAAAGGTCCAAGATTAGTTACATGTGAGTGGCGATGAAGCGCTATCACTGTGTCATTTTTGTGTCAGATTTGTGATTCTAAAAGCTCTGCCGTGCTGTCCTTTTCTCGTTTTCTGAGGCTTCTTGCTGGGTGTGTTTTTGGGAGATGTTTCCAGAGGGGGCGTGTAAATCGGCTTCCATGGGATCGGATTGTAAAAGCTGGGGGGTGGGTGGAATCTGCAGGGACCtggagtaaagaaaaaaagtcacatcttAGCCAGAAATGCCAATATTGAATCACGATTCACTGCTAGCAAACATCATACACCAATGCACATGTGCGTTCAAAGTATTTCTGCACTGCATTCAACACAATGAAATACTTTTCAGCCGGACAATTTCTTGGAGATGATACAATGTGGATTTTTGTTAACTTAAAACTCATCAAAATAAAACTATAAAGGTTTATTCTGTGTAGTGAGTCATAGGAGTTTGGGAATTGAACTCAACAAATGTGAagttttgtaatttattgagatCCACTTGTATTCAGAAAATGATAATTGCTAATTGCCAGATGACACTCACTTGAATAATGAGGTGGTTTTGGACTTGCTTTCCATTTCTCGTTGTTTTTTGCCAGCCATTCTTTGAAATTCTCCTCGGCCTTCCTCCGGCGGTCTTTCTCCTGCTCTTCCCTCAGACTTGCTTCCTCCTGTTGTGAGGAATCTCCCGTGATTAAAACACGTGCCCAAACAGTAGCTACAATGcagaaattttttaaaaacgtttCTTACTTTTTGCTTCATTTCCTTTTCGATCCTCTCTCGGTTCTTTTTCTGCAGCCAGTCTTTGTACCTCTGTTGCGCTTTTTGTTCAGTCtctctttgtttttcctgtcGACGCTGCGCCTCTGCTGCTTCTCTGCTCATTTTCAGAAGCTGATCATGTCTTTCCTTACATTAACACATGATATtgttcaagcatttttttttgttctactgggtaaaataatttgatattACAATTTGTTCTTGTGAATTGTGGACTAGTTTTCTACCTGGTCTCTTTTAAGTTGCTGCCAGTCTctgatctttttttcctccatgatCTTTTTCTGTCTACGTTCtatttcttcttgttcttttttttccttgagtaAAAGCGCCTGGTTAAAGGGACAAAGTGTTTTCATTAGAACTTGTTGTTAAGAccaaagcaaagacaaaaagtaCAGATATGTTTCTGGTCTAAACAAGGCCAAAAAACATGCTCAAATAGTTTCTTCTATCATTATGgtcctcaattaacctaaaatgtgtgtttttgcaatataggaggaaaccagatcacCCAGAGAAAAGTGTCACAAGCTTGGGGAAAATATGTAAACTACCCACAAAGATGGAGCTGAGAATGGAACCAGTTACCCCAGAAATCAGAACTAAATGTGAGTCAGTTAACCAACTACGAACTCGGAGTTAGTTACACTGTGCTTCCTGCCTCAATTCCTTTAATAAACAAAGTAAGAGTGCACGATGATTAAACTCCTCGTCAACTTGCCTCCTCtgttttccttttcatcttAAGCTGGtcttcttttgctttgtttACCAGCCACACTTCCCATGGACTGAGGGCTTCAGGTTCGGTTTGCTCTGAGGGGGGATTCTCTAGCTcgcatcttgaaaaaaaaaaagacagaagaaAAAGCAGCGT
Coding sequences:
- the hdhd5 gene encoding haloacid dehalogenase-like hydrolase domain-containing 5 isoform X1 produces the protein MQRGMCLKSAWKLFKSSSERAARNYSHPSSRGSIGLLFDIDGVLVRGRTPIPAAKQCFRNLVDHQGKYKVPVVFVTNAGNCMRQTKAEHLSHLLEVEVSPDQVMLSHSPLRMFSQFHQMCVLVSGQGPVEEVAHMLGFQKVVTIDNLREGYPLLDIVDHNRRPKDHIPPTKGLQPIDAVILFGEPIRWETNLQLIVDVLLTNGKPDRNWNSVAYPQIPLLACNMDLLWMAEAKNPRFGHGMFLLCLESLYKKVTGHDLKYEALIGKPSVVTYNYAELLVRQQAERLGWATPVKRLYAIGDNPMADIYGANLYNRYLQAAHNSFEASKMTSTELGGAPGVFGASDDLPEACHSILVCTGVYSKEEALPSDPSHAVTEQRVFHGHRDFRFDPSLTQPSYVVQDVKDAVELVFQQEGWPLD
- the ccdc34 gene encoding coiled-coil domain-containing protein 34 — encoded protein: MSGWWLPNPPAFASEDFSSSPLKLNERKHVHMSEYLVDDDVLPEDDDTYSLLSPIYHDSYESDEDDDLSTTQQPLKCELENPPSEQTEPEALSPWEVWLVNKAKEDQLKMKRKTEEALLLKEKKEQEEIERRQKKIMEEKKIRDWQQLKRDQERHDQLLKMSREAAEAQRRQEKQRETEQKAQQRYKDWLQKKNRERIEKEMKQKEEASLREEQEKDRRRKAEENFKEWLAKNNEKWKASPKPPHYSSPCRFHPPPSFYNPIPWKPIYTPPLETSPKNTPSKKPQKTRKGQHGRAFRITNLTQK
- the hdhd5 gene encoding haloacid dehalogenase-like hydrolase domain-containing 5 isoform X2, with the protein product MQRGMCLKSAWKLFKSSSERAARNYSHPSSRGSIGLLFDIDGVLVRGRTPIPAAKQCFRNLVDHQGKYKVPVVFVTNAGNCMRQTKAEHLSHLLEVEVSPDQVTRDCLNPLNFRLGFQKVVTIDNLREGYPLLDIVDHNRRPKDHIPPTKGLQPIDAVILFGEPIRWETNLQLIVDVLLTNGKPDRNWNSVAYPQIPLLACNMDLLWMAEAKNPRFGHGMFLLCLESLYKKVTGHDLKYEALIGKPSVVTYNYAELLVRQQAERLGWATPVKRLYAIGDNPMADIYGANLYNRYLQAAHNSFEASKMTSTELGGAPGVFGASDDLPEACHSILVCTGVYSKEEALPSDPSHAVTEQRVFHGHRDFRFDPSLTQPSYVVQDVKDAVELVFQQEGWPLD